The window CCCCTTTTCCTCCTAGTTATTGTGGTTGTTACATCTGATAAGGAGCCAATAGAAGGAGCTGATGATAACCCGATTTGAGGTGTAAAATCCAGCGGGCTTCCCTCCTCTGCACTAAGCTCCAATTCCATGGAAGGACTCCTAGAAGTTTCACCAGAAAGTCCGGCTCGTACCAAGAAATCCTCCAGAGTCATCTCCCCGAGTTTCTGATCTCCACCATCGGATCCTCTCCGCTGACCGATCTCCTTCCACAGCTCATCAACTGTCTTCGCGCTCATAGCCCGAGCCAAACTCGAACTCGACTGGCGATGGGCTGAAGAAGACGACGGGCAGGCATCTCCGCTCTTGTCCATCCCTGTGAACTGATTTGCTTTAGTGGACCACACAGTTTTAAGGAGTTCATCAGGGTTCATGCTGGCTAGAGGTTTCCCTGATCCCCAAAATTTGTCCCTGAACTCTTCAAGGGCGAGGCTACACCGTGAGCTTTGCCTCGTCAATGGTGGTTGCAAGTGACCCTCAAGCCCATTATTTTGAGATCCCGTTGTTTGGATCCCCATCACATATCAAGCAAAGTTTTATGACACCGAATCACCTAACATTATAGAAGATAACAAATTCAAAACACGCCTAAAAGCGGAAAAAGCATGAAAATGGAAGTGCCGTTCCACGTTTCGGATCACTTCGAAATCATCCTCCATTGATTCATCTGTCCCACCAACAAGCTCTACTCACCATGACATCATCAGAACATTCAACTCCTTCACTTACGAGCTAGATTCCGAAAACTTGCAAAAATCCCACAACTCATGCCAAGGAGCTGTAGCTGttagaatatttttttccgaATGGGTCATTCAAATTCACCATGATTCTCACATCTTTTTGGGATTTTACATGGACCAAGCACAGTCTGGACATTAAGCTGAGCAAGAGCAACCCTTTTTCTCACTTATGACGATAAAGCTGACCAACAAGCCCACAACTGTACGTTCAGCTGAATCAGACAGAACCAAAACGGAAACAGAACAAGAtgggaaaagagaaagaaaccacCTGGAGCGACGAGGATCTTGCTGTACAAATCGGATATGGAGCGGAGCGGAGCTGCAGAGACCAGCCCACGCACCACCCAATTCGACCAAGCTGACGAAGTTGAACAGGACGACAGCATGAAGTTTCCCCCTTTCTTCCGACCTATGCGTGGACTTCTCTCCAGTGCAGAGGTTTTCTGGGCTCTCTGTCTTCGTTACGTTTCGACCGGTCAGTGGCTGGTGCGTTACACGCGCCACCTGATGCTCGTTCGTTGTTCCATGGACTTAAAATGGGCTAGGCCCATCATCATTCGAATGGGCCGACAAGCCCAAGGTCAGATATATTATTTGGGGTTAATAACggaaaaaaaaccataaactCTTCACATTTAATAAATCTAGCACAAactttttcgttaatttataaatgcacaaatttttaatttgataaaaattttAGCATGATGTCAAAATTTCTGTTAATTTGGACAAAATCAATAATACAAAGGGCGTCGACGACTTCAATTGGAGGTGGTGGTTGGAATCTAGGCCCCATCTCTTGGAATCGGGAGATCCTCAAATTTGAGATTTTATCAATTCCGACGAGTGGAGTTACGATGAGATCGTCAATGTCTTCTGTGACCTCGATTCCATctaaatgaatgaaaaatttgaagagtgctaaaattaatatatatttttgagttaagaaaaaaatttattttaaaatttgaaaaaagtgtgatttttttattattattaaccctattatctattatatatgACATTGTAGAACTAGTAGTCGAAGCGGGCAAATCATTACCCTCGATAATTCCCAATTCTCCAAACCCTAGCGATCCTCTGCAAAACCAAACCCTAAAAAATCTTCCCGCCATGGCAAAGAAGCGAAAGGTCCGATCTTCCGAGGCCGAGGCGCCTGTAGCAGCTGCCCCCCAAGCGTCGGCGGTGGAGCAGTGCGAGCCTTCGCCGCCTCCGGTGGAGGAGCCCCAGACAATGGCGGTGGACGAATCGAATGCAGAAGCCTCCCAAGCTCAACCAGAGGAGGAGCAACAACCGCAGGTACAGGAAGAGGGCGGAGACGGAGAGCAGCAGAAAGTGGACGCCGCCGTGAACGTCAGCACATCGGCCGCTGAGAACGGTGCTGAGGCGGAGAATGgaaaggaggaagaggaagaggaggaggaggaagatgaaTTTGACGAGGAGCCTTTAGAGAAACTCCTTGAGCCGTTCTCGAAGGATCAGCTTGTGGCAATCGTCCGTAAGGCTGTTGATAAGTACGCGGACCTGATCGAAGACGTTCGGGAAGTTGCAGAAGAGGACCCGGCTCACAGGAAGATCTTCGTCCACGGTCTGGGCTGGGATGCTACGGTGGAAACCTTGTACTCCGTGTTCGGGAAGTATGGTGAGATTGAGGACTGCAAGCACGTCACTGATAGGGTCTCTGGGAAGTCCAAAGGTTATGCCTTCATCCTATACAAGCACCGAAGCGGGGCCAGGAAAGCCCTTAAGCAGCCGCAGAAGAAGGTTGGTAACAGAACCACCTCGTGCCAATTGGCCTCAACAGGCCCGGTTCCGGCCCCGCCTCCCAGTGCCCCGCCGGTATCCGAGTACACCCAGAGGAAGATTTTTGTCAGCAATGTGTCTGCGGAGGTGGACCCGGGAAGGCTCCTGGAGTTCTTCAAGCAGTTTGGGGAAATGGAGGAGGGCCCTCTGGggctcgataagatgactggGAAGCCAAAAGGTTTTGCCTTGTTTGTTTACAAGTCTGTCGAAAGTGCAAAGAAGGCTTTAGAGGAGCCTCACAAGAATTTTGAGGGCCATACTCTGCATTGTCAGAAGGCTATTGATGGACCCAAGCAGGGGAAACCGGGCTATGGTGGGCATCACCAACACCAGCAATACAACCAACCTCACTACCACCACCAGAGAAAGGATAGGAATAAATATGGGGCTGGTGGCGGCGGGGGGAGTGGTGGTGCTTCTGCGCACATAATGACCCCACCTGGCCCTTCAGTGAGTTATAATGCAGGGGCAGCGGCTGCTCAGGGGCTCAATCCAGCACTAGGTCAGGCCTTGACTGCTTTGCTGGCTACTCAGGGAGGTGGATTGGGCTTTGGGAATTTCTTGGGTGGTATAGGAGGTGCCCCAATGAACCAGGGGGGAATGCCGACAGGATATGGGAATCAACCTGGCGTTAGTTATGGGATGCAACCAGGGATGCAGGCTGGATACCAGAACCCTCCCATGGGACAAGGCGGTGCTGGGAGGCCTCCACAGGGGGGTCCACCCTACATGGGGCACTAGGTGAGGGCTATCTGCAATTTGAGTACTCAAAGATTGTTTCTTATAGCTACACcaccaatttttttcttccttataATTCCTTACTGTGTGATATATGTTGTTTGTTAGCCATAGTTTCTGCAGGTTGGTTTTTCGTTTGTTGCTTGGGATATCATTTATATGCTGTgggaatttattttaaaaaaagaataggtTAGATGAACCTTTTGGAGTGTAGAAACCCACATCTAAATGGCTAGTGGATGAAGTGGCAAATGGTAACTTGGGAGGAGAGTAAAGGGCTTTGGGGGCTATAATTTCCTTAGTTTGAagattaaattttcaaatga of the Punica granatum isolate Tunisia-2019 chromosome 6, ASM765513v2, whole genome shotgun sequence genome contains:
- the LOC116210849 gene encoding ABSCISIC ACID-INSENSITIVE 5-like protein 3 isoform X2 encodes the protein MLSSCSTSSAWSNWVVRGLVSAAPLRSISDLYSKILVAPGMDKSGDACPSSSSAHRQSSSSLARAMSAKTVDELWKEIGQRRGSDGGDQKLGEMTLEDFLVRAGLSGETSRSPSMELELSAEEGSPLDFTPQIGLSSAPSIGSLSDVTTTITRRKRGDPEAYEKAIERRLRRKIKNRESAARSRARKQAYQNELVSKVSHLEEENIRLKKEKEFDVRFPCESSASSKYQLRRTSSASL
- the LOC116210849 gene encoding ABSCISIC ACID-INSENSITIVE 5-like protein 2 isoform X1: MGIQTTGSQNNGLEGHLQPPLTRQSSRCSLALEEFRDKFWGSGKPLASMNPDELLKTVWSTKANQFTGMDKSGDACPSSSSAHRQSSSSLARAMSAKTVDELWKEIGQRRGSDGGDQKLGEMTLEDFLVRAGLSGETSRSPSMELELSAEEGSPLDFTPQIGLSSAPSIGSLSDVTTTITRRKRGDPEAYEKAIERRLRRKIKNRESAARSRARKQAYQNELVSKVSHLEEENIRLKKEKEFDVRFPCESSASSKYQLRRTSSASL
- the LOC116210848 gene encoding UBP1-associated protein 2B-like, whose protein sequence is MAKKRKVRSSEAEAPVAAAPQASAVEQCEPSPPPVEEPQTMAVDESNAEASQAQPEEEQQPQVQEEGGDGEQQKVDAAVNVSTSAAENGAEAENGKEEEEEEEEEDEFDEEPLEKLLEPFSKDQLVAIVRKAVDKYADLIEDVREVAEEDPAHRKIFVHGLGWDATVETLYSVFGKYGEIEDCKHVTDRVSGKSKGYAFILYKHRSGARKALKQPQKKVGNRTTSCQLASTGPVPAPPPSAPPVSEYTQRKIFVSNVSAEVDPGRLLEFFKQFGEMEEGPLGLDKMTGKPKGFALFVYKSVESAKKALEEPHKNFEGHTLHCQKAIDGPKQGKPGYGGHHQHQQYNQPHYHHQRKDRNKYGAGGGGGSGGASAHIMTPPGPSVSYNAGAAAAQGLNPALGQALTALLATQGGGLGFGNFLGGIGGAPMNQGGMPTGYGNQPGVSYGMQPGMQAGYQNPPMGQGGAGRPPQGGPPYMGH